A single genomic interval of Rhodopseudomonas palustris harbors:
- a CDS encoding methionine ABC transporter permease: protein MPFDLLSPAVTALLVESLKQTAYMVSVAAVVSTALGLPLGVLLVVTSPGHILPLPIFNRVLGTVVNLVRSTPFIILMVAIIPFTRFVAGSSVGTSAAIVPLTVAITPLFARLAETAMREVDRGLIEAAEAIGASPLQIIVRVIIPEALPSIVAGQTVALVSLIGYSAMAGTVGGGGLGDLGVRFGYQRFMPEVMAAVVIVLVAIVQSVQLLGDAAARAVNHRIARGKRSASRA from the coding sequence ATGCCGTTCGATCTGCTGTCGCCCGCCGTCACAGCGCTGCTCGTTGAGTCGCTCAAACAGACCGCCTACATGGTCTCGGTCGCGGCTGTGGTCTCGACGGCGCTCGGATTGCCGCTCGGCGTCCTGCTGGTGGTGACCTCGCCAGGCCACATCCTGCCGCTACCGATCTTCAATCGGGTGCTCGGCACCGTGGTCAACTTGGTCCGGTCGACGCCCTTCATCATCCTGATGGTGGCGATCATCCCGTTCACACGTTTCGTCGCCGGCAGCTCGGTCGGCACCAGCGCCGCGATCGTGCCGCTCACCGTGGCGATCACGCCGCTGTTCGCGCGGCTTGCTGAGACCGCGATGCGCGAGGTTGATCGCGGCCTGATCGAGGCGGCCGAGGCGATCGGTGCGTCGCCGCTGCAGATCATCGTTCGCGTGATTATTCCGGAAGCACTGCCGAGCATCGTCGCCGGGCAGACCGTCGCGCTGGTGAGCCTGATCGGCTACTCGGCGATGGCCGGCACCGTCGGCGGCGGTGGCCTCGGCGATCTCGGCGTGCGGTTCGGCTATCAGCGCTTCATGCCCGAAGTGATGGCCGCGGTCGTGATCGTGTTGGTCGCCATCGTTCAATCCGTTCAGTTGCTCGGCGACGCCGCTGCGCGCGCCGTCAATCACCGTATCGCCCGCGGCAAGCGATCGGCATCCCGCGCGTAA
- a CDS encoding O-acetylhomoserine aminocarboxypropyltransferase/cysteine synthase family protein, translating into MSLQTVQPLLPGNIDTLALHGGSFRADPATGATQVPIYQSTSFDLQTTERADRLVNFEEFGFVYSRIGNPTAHVLEERLAAIEGGAAALALASGQAAVALSVLTLVQAGDNIVTGTDLYGGTWNFFANRLKQFGIEARFVDPSDPEAFRAATDDRTRLYFGETLPNPKLNVFPIREVADIGRSFGIPLIIDNTAAPLLARPIEHGAAIVVHSATKYIGGHGTTIGGVIIDSGQFPWEEFADRHRLITGPDPSYNGRNWPDIARPFGPVAYAFAARAGLLRDLGPALSPQNAFQLIQGVETLPLRIRQQTANAARIADYLAQHPKVASVIYPGLQSGEARRRADTYLKGGYGALVGFELPGGFAAGRRFIDTLKLLFHVANIGDAHSLAIHPSSTTHAQLAPDKQLAAGVTPGYVRLSIGIESVDDIIADIAQALDAT; encoded by the coding sequence ATGTCGCTGCAAACCGTGCAACCACTGCTTCCCGGCAACATCGACACGCTCGCTCTCCACGGCGGATCGTTCCGCGCCGATCCGGCCACCGGCGCGACCCAGGTGCCGATCTATCAGAGCACTTCGTTCGATCTGCAGACCACCGAACGCGCCGACCGGCTGGTGAATTTCGAGGAGTTCGGGTTTGTCTATTCGCGGATCGGCAACCCGACGGCGCATGTGCTCGAGGAGCGCCTGGCGGCGATCGAGGGCGGGGCGGCCGCGTTGGCCCTGGCGTCGGGGCAGGCGGCGGTGGCGCTGTCGGTGCTGACGCTGGTCCAGGCCGGCGACAACATCGTCACCGGCACGGATCTCTACGGCGGCACCTGGAATTTCTTCGCCAACCGGCTGAAGCAGTTCGGGATCGAGGCCCGGTTCGTCGATCCGTCCGATCCCGAGGCGTTCCGCGCCGCCACCGATGATCGGACACGCTTGTACTTCGGCGAGACGCTGCCGAATCCGAAGCTCAACGTGTTTCCGATCCGCGAAGTCGCCGACATCGGCCGCAGCTTCGGCATTCCGCTGATCATCGACAACACCGCGGCGCCGCTGCTGGCGCGGCCGATCGAGCATGGCGCGGCCATCGTGGTGCATTCGGCTACCAAATACATCGGCGGCCACGGCACCACGATCGGCGGCGTCATCATCGATAGCGGCCAGTTCCCGTGGGAGGAGTTCGCCGACCGTCACCGGCTGATCACCGGTCCGGATCCGTCCTACAACGGCCGCAACTGGCCGGACATCGCACGCCCGTTCGGCCCGGTTGCCTACGCGTTTGCGGCGCGTGCCGGCCTGCTGCGCGACCTCGGCCCAGCGCTGTCACCGCAGAACGCCTTTCAGTTGATCCAGGGCGTCGAGACGCTGCCGCTGCGCATCCGCCAGCAGACCGCGAACGCGGCGCGGATCGCTGACTATCTGGCTCAGCATCCGAAGGTCGCGAGCGTGATCTATCCCGGCCTGCAGAGCGGCGAGGCGCGGCGCCGCGCTGACACCTATCTGAAGGGCGGCTACGGCGCGCTGGTCGGCTTCGAACTGCCGGGCGGCTTTGCGGCGGGCCGGCGCTTCATCGACACGCTGAAGCTGCTGTTCCATGTCGCCAATATCGGCGATGCCCACAGTCTCGCGATCCACCCGTCGTCGACGACGCACGCTCAGCTCGCGCCGGACAAGCAGCTCGCCGCCGGCGTCACGCCCGGCTACGTCCGGCTGTCGATCGGCATCGAGAGCGTCGACGATATCATCGCCGACATCGCACAGGCGCTCGACGCCACTTGA
- a CDS encoding nitrogenase component 1, producing MALNLKTPQVETRDQRLGTITQWDGNAGQLVKDSAFTFGCSKGCENGGRRLCEQSTPFAQASMCAEHIAVTNATIIQDSVVVQHSPIGCAASQSFTARYYRDLAARRGWKLEDPKSICTNLGEQDMVFGGVARLEDTIRDAYERHKPRVIFVATSCATGIIGDDVDGAAKRVEDEIGIPVVTLHCEGFKSKHWSSGWDVIEHGILRRLVPEPPRKQPDLINVIHLGGPDVFSPLLNPLGLRVNLVMGGNTLERLAQMSEAAATVTMCFVLSYLATGLEQQFGVPEVRAPLPYGLDATDNWLRDIARLTGTSDKVEAVIASERARVAPELARLRKALTGKRGFVAAGAAFAHGLLADLRELGVTVDDAFSFHHDPTTDSGDPQQDSLGHLVDAWGDIPNYTVSPDQHFQAHAALLRAKPDFVICRHTGTLAVLAGRMGIPVLPIFYSNDGLGYEGLLTIGRAILRVLPRKRFYEDVAAHSSFPYQPWWLAETDPYAPILEPA from the coding sequence ATGGCGCTCAATCTGAAGACTCCCCAGGTCGAAACCCGCGACCAGCGGCTCGGCACCATCACGCAATGGGATGGCAATGCCGGGCAATTGGTCAAGGACTCGGCCTTCACCTTCGGCTGTTCGAAGGGATGCGAGAACGGGGGGCGACGGCTGTGCGAACAGTCGACGCCGTTCGCGCAGGCATCGATGTGCGCCGAGCACATTGCCGTCACCAACGCCACGATCATCCAGGACTCGGTGGTGGTGCAGCATTCGCCGATCGGTTGCGCCGCCAGCCAATCCTTCACCGCGCGCTACTATCGCGATCTCGCGGCGCGGCGCGGCTGGAAGCTGGAAGATCCGAAGTCGATCTGCACCAATTTGGGCGAGCAGGACATGGTGTTCGGCGGCGTTGCGCGGCTGGAGGACACCATCCGCGACGCTTATGAGCGCCACAAGCCGCGGGTGATCTTCGTCGCAACCTCCTGTGCCACCGGCATCATCGGCGATGATGTTGATGGCGCGGCCAAGCGGGTGGAGGACGAGATCGGCATCCCGGTCGTCACCCTGCATTGCGAGGGCTTCAAATCGAAGCACTGGTCGAGCGGCTGGGATGTGATCGAGCACGGCATCTTGCGCCGGCTGGTGCCGGAGCCGCCAAGGAAGCAGCCTGACCTGATCAATGTCATCCATCTCGGCGGTCCGGATGTGTTCTCGCCGTTGCTCAATCCGCTCGGGCTGCGCGTCAATCTGGTGATGGGCGGCAACACGCTGGAGCGGCTCGCGCAGATGTCGGAGGCCGCCGCCACGGTGACGATGTGCTTTGTGCTGTCGTATCTCGCCACCGGGCTCGAACAGCAGTTCGGCGTGCCGGAGGTGAGGGCGCCGCTGCCCTATGGGCTGGACGCCACCGACAACTGGCTGCGCGATATCGCACGGCTGACCGGTACGTCCGACAAGGTCGAGGCGGTGATCGCAAGCGAACGGGCACGCGTTGCGCCGGAGCTGGCACGTTTGCGCAAGGCGCTGACCGGCAAGCGCGGCTTCGTCGCCGCCGGCGCCGCCTTCGCGCACGGGCTGCTGGCGGATCTGCGCGAACTCGGCGTCACCGTCGACGACGCATTCTCGTTCCACCATGATCCCACCACCGACTCCGGCGATCCGCAGCAGGATTCGCTCGGCCATCTGGTCGACGCCTGGGGCGATATTCCGAACTACACGGTGAGCCCCGATCAGCATTTCCAGGCCCACGCCGCGCTATTGCGGGCGAAGCCTGATTTCGTGATTTGCCGTCACACCGGTACGCTTGCGGTGCTGGCCGGTCGGATGGGCATTCCGGTGCTGCCGATCTTCTATTCCAACGATGGGCTCGGCTACGAGGGACTGCTCACCATCGGCCGCGCCATTCTGCGGGTGCTGCCGCGCAAGCGGTTTTACGAAGACGTCGCCGCGCACAGCTCGTTTCCGTATCAGCCGTGGTGGCTGGCTGAAACCGATCCTTACGCGCCGATCCTCGAGCCGGCCTGA
- a CDS encoding nitrogenase component 1 produces the protein MLSPVTNTQDPTGSFCSSPGAIEQVRYGCSLGALASVIAIPGAIPITHCGPGCATKQFHALSGINAYQGGEFHVPSTNLGNQEVIFGGADRLDELIASTLKVMEADLFVVQTGCIPGLVGDDVGSVVRKYQKRGVPIVVAETSGYRGNNFTGHETVIRAIIDQFVDAGDAPLQHGLVNVWSLLPYQNPFWRGDLSEIRRILEGIGLQVNILFGPASAGVAEWRAIPRAQFNLVLSPWLGLSTAQHLEELYGQPFLHEPTIPIGAKATSAFLRRVVEFAGLDRARAEAFIAQEEKEHYIYLRDFACFYAGSTSQYRLPSQAVVISESAYSLAVASFLVEQLGLNPGPFVISENPPEELRETIQKQYRALAEHSGAEAVFEQDGKRIHDIVRATDFTGELPIVFGSTWEAALADEIGAPLVEIGYPCTDEVVLSRAYVGYRGALQLIERTYTTVVRASTMA, from the coding sequence ATGCTGTCTCCCGTCACCAACACCCAGGACCCGACCGGTTCTTTCTGCAGTTCGCCGGGCGCGATCGAGCAGGTGCGCTACGGCTGCAGCCTCGGCGCGCTCGCCAGCGTGATCGCCATTCCCGGCGCGATCCCGATCACGCATTGCGGGCCGGGCTGCGCCACCAAGCAGTTTCACGCGCTGTCCGGCATCAACGCCTATCAGGGCGGCGAATTCCACGTGCCGAGCACCAATCTCGGCAATCAGGAAGTGATCTTCGGCGGCGCGGACCGGCTCGACGAGCTGATCGCTTCCACGCTCAAGGTGATGGAAGCTGATCTGTTCGTGGTGCAGACCGGCTGCATCCCAGGCCTTGTCGGCGACGACGTCGGCAGCGTGGTCCGCAAATATCAGAAGCGCGGCGTGCCGATCGTGGTGGCCGAGACCAGCGGCTATCGCGGCAACAATTTCACCGGCCATGAGACGGTGATCCGCGCCATTATCGATCAGTTCGTCGACGCCGGCGATGCGCCGCTGCAGCATGGCCTGGTCAATGTCTGGTCGCTGCTGCCGTATCAGAATCCGTTCTGGCGCGGCGATCTGTCCGAGATCCGCCGCATCCTCGAAGGCATCGGCCTTCAGGTGAATATTCTGTTCGGCCCGGCTTCGGCCGGCGTCGCGGAATGGCGCGCGATCCCGCGGGCGCAGTTCAATCTGGTGCTGTCGCCCTGGCTCGGGCTGTCGACCGCGCAACATCTCGAGGAGCTTTACGGCCAGCCGTTCCTGCACGAGCCGACGATCCCGATCGGCGCCAAGGCGACCAGCGCATTTCTTCGGCGCGTCGTGGAGTTCGCCGGGCTCGACCGCGCCCGCGCCGAAGCGTTTATCGCGCAGGAGGAGAAGGAGCACTACATCTATCTGCGCGACTTCGCCTGCTTCTATGCCGGCTCGACCAGCCAGTACCGCCTGCCGTCGCAAGCGGTCGTGATCAGTGAGAGCGCCTATAGTCTCGCGGTCGCGAGCTTCCTGGTCGAGCAGCTCGGCCTCAATCCGGGACCGTTTGTGATCAGCGAGAATCCGCCTGAGGAGCTGCGCGAGACGATCCAGAAGCAGTACCGCGCGCTCGCTGAGCATTCCGGCGCCGAAGCCGTGTTCGAGCAGGACGGCAAGCGCATCCACGACATCGTACGCGCCACTGATTTCACCGGCGAGCTTCCGATCGTGTTCGGCTCGACCTGGGAGGCGGCGCTGGCCGACGAGATCGGGGCGCCGCTGGTCGAGATCGGCTATCCGTGCACCGACGAGGTGGTGTTGTCGCGCGCCTATGTCGGCTATCGCGGCGCGTTGCAGTTGATCGAGCGAACCTACACCACGGTGGTGCGCGCCAGCACCATGGCCTGA